One window from the genome of bacterium encodes:
- a CDS encoding alpha/beta hydrolase → MARLLRILLMLVVVALVLPPLVFALFPTAEPELPLAGRRVEVAPGVGVNLIEAGSGPPVVLVHGHPGSAYDWRSVMDALAERGHHALAYDRVGYGRSDARTVPSRVDANANELLALLAAEDLREVTLVGWSYGGGTSIAAAKKDASRLARVVLVGSVGPGVEDRPAPPEWLMELMVGPVLSWISAVPPVAARLRENMTALAFEPERVTPGYRALLDANFAAPHTLETFRNEGRDLDGRADIDPSDLQLPSW, encoded by the coding sequence GTGGCCCGCCTCCTCCGTATCCTGCTGATGCTCGTGGTGGTGGCACTCGTGCTGCCGCCGCTGGTCTTCGCCTTGTTTCCAACCGCCGAGCCCGAGCTTCCGCTGGCCGGACGGCGGGTGGAAGTGGCGCCTGGTGTGGGGGTGAACCTCATCGAAGCGGGTTCCGGCCCCCCGGTCGTCCTCGTTCATGGGCACCCGGGTTCCGCTTACGATTGGCGCTCGGTGATGGATGCGTTGGCGGAGCGTGGCCATCACGCGTTGGCGTACGATCGCGTGGGATACGGTCGCTCCGACGCGCGCACCGTGCCCTCACGCGTCGATGCGAACGCGAATGAACTCCTCGCTCTCCTCGCGGCAGAGGATCTTCGCGAGGTGACGCTCGTCGGCTGGTCCTACGGGGGTGGAACATCGATCGCGGCGGCAAAGAAGGATGCGTCGCGCCTGGCTCGTGTCGTGCTGGTGGGTTCGGTGGGGCCGGGCGTCGAGGATCGCCCTGCACCGCCAGAGTGGCTGATGGAGTTGATGGTCGGGCCCGTTCTCTCGTGGATCAGCGCGGTTCCTCCGGTCGCCGCACGCCTACGCGAGAACATGACCGCGCTTGCCTTCGAACCCGAGCGCGTCACGCCGGGGTACCGTGCGTTGCTCGACGCCAATTTCGCGGCGCCTCATACGCTCGAGACGTTTCGCAACGAAGGGCGGGATCTTGACGGGCGCGCGGACATCGACCCTTCGGATCTACAGCTGCCATCCTGGTGA
- a CDS encoding motility associated factor glycosyltransferase family protein has translation MGEALGETEWLRSGGTVAASAVFLAVFLGAENVMLIGQDLAFTSGRRYAEGSLYEDMGVTQHEDGSLYFTNLKIKADLFGRPTPDRELAPGTLRVEGWHGEEVWTDRSYASFREEYRAIGKILAPEGVRLINCTEGGARIPGLEHEAFGPLIRALEGPTLPVEEALAAAAAAPASGGLAEASRSLAQAARLLQTEANRALEKLARFENGKGTAAEASLLRAAAKAERKVHKRLGRLPVVEFLTQNELHELQLASRKTDGSVDGAVDRSKALLEAVIRGAEGVIEPMGRIG, from the coding sequence TTGGGCGAAGCGCTGGGTGAAACCGAGTGGCTTCGCTCCGGCGGAACGGTCGCAGCCTCAGCGGTCTTCCTGGCCGTCTTTCTCGGCGCAGAGAACGTGATGCTGATCGGCCAGGATCTCGCATTCACCAGCGGACGACGTTATGCGGAGGGCTCATTGTACGAGGACATGGGGGTGACCCAGCACGAGGACGGCAGCCTCTACTTCACGAATCTCAAGATCAAGGCGGATCTGTTCGGGCGTCCGACACCGGATCGCGAACTCGCTCCAGGTACGCTTCGTGTCGAAGGATGGCATGGCGAAGAGGTCTGGACCGACCGGAGCTATGCAAGCTTCCGGGAGGAGTATCGGGCCATCGGGAAGATCCTGGCGCCGGAAGGCGTACGCCTCATCAACTGCACGGAAGGTGGGGCCCGCATCCCTGGTCTCGAGCATGAGGCCTTCGGCCCACTGATTCGTGCACTCGAAGGTCCAACGCTCCCCGTGGAGGAAGCGTTGGCCGCTGCGGCTGCGGCTCCAGCGTCGGGTGGCCTCGCCGAAGCGAGTCGCTCTCTCGCCCAGGCCGCTCGCCTCCTGCAGACGGAAGCCAACCGGGCCCTCGAGAAGCTTGCACGCTTCGAGAACGGCAAGGGAACGGCGGCCGAAGCCTCACTGCTGCGCGCTGCAGCGAAGGCCGAGCGGAAGGTGCACAAACGCCTCGGGCGTCTCCCGGTCGTCGAGTTCCTGACCCAGAACGAGTTGCACGAGCTGCAACTCGCATCCCGGAAAACGGACGGCAGTGTGGATGGAGCGGTCGACCGCTCGAAGGCTCTCCTCGAGGCGGTCATCCGTGGGGCGGAGGGCGTGATCGAGCCGATGGGACGGATCGGCTAG
- a CDS encoding sterol desaturase family protein: protein MDFTLWTAPAFIALLLLEVWLTRRRGAPVHEARDSIASVTMGIGSVVVGMAWVGVKLGAYEWAYSYAFFDLGHGISTWIAAFIVVDFAYYWFHRLHHEVRVLWAAHVTHHSSTHYNLATALRQSWTPMTALIFYAPIPLLGFDPLMVVTVYSLNLVYQFWIHTEEIDRFPAAFEAVMNTPSHHRVHHGTNLQYLDRNHAGVFIVWDKLFGTFEPEQEKVVYGLTKNIDSYNPFWIAFHEWIAVIRDALRPGPWRTRLAYLIKPPGWSPDGSTHTSDELRALAA, encoded by the coding sequence ATGGATTTCACCCTTTGGACGGCGCCCGCATTCATCGCGTTGTTGCTGCTGGAGGTCTGGCTCACCCGTCGCCGTGGTGCGCCGGTTCACGAGGCCAGGGACAGTATTGCGAGTGTCACCATGGGTATCGGCAGTGTCGTCGTCGGCATGGCCTGGGTGGGCGTCAAGTTGGGCGCCTACGAATGGGCCTACTCCTATGCCTTCTTCGATCTGGGGCATGGCATCTCGACGTGGATTGCGGCGTTCATCGTCGTCGATTTCGCCTACTACTGGTTCCACCGGCTGCATCACGAGGTGCGGGTGCTATGGGCGGCCCACGTGACCCACCACTCGAGCACGCACTACAACCTGGCGACGGCACTACGCCAGAGCTGGACGCCGATGACCGCCCTGATCTTCTACGCGCCGATCCCGCTGCTGGGTTTCGATCCACTGATGGTCGTCACCGTCTACTCCCTCAATCTGGTCTACCAATTCTGGATCCATACGGAAGAGATCGATCGCTTTCCCGCCGCATTCGAGGCGGTGATGAATACGCCGAGCCACCATCGCGTGCACCACGGCACCAATCTCCAGTATCTCGATCGCAACCACGCAGGGGTCTTCATCGTCTGGGACAAGCTGTTCGGAACGTTCGAGCCCGAGCAGGAGAAGGTCGTCTACGGGCTCACCAAGAACATCGATTCCTACAACCCCTTCTGGATCGCATTCCACGAGTGGATTGCAGTGATTCGCGATGCTCTCCGGCCGGGCCCCTGGCGAACCCGCCTGGCCTACCTGATCAAGCCGCCGGGCTGGAGCCCGGACGGTTCGACGCATACCTCGGACGAACTCCGCGCGTTGGCTGCGTAG
- a CDS encoding TetR/AcrR family transcriptional regulator yields MPSTHLPRRTQKQRRETTRRELLEATVEMLVEHGWAGATTTRICARSGLSQGALFSHFPTKAALVAAAAAVLFADLKQLFQARLPRLVGAQDRAEAAVRVLWEIFQEPKLHTAFELYNASRTDRELARTLAPVADQHGADLRRIAHELFPNVAGRPDFETTVSLVVNALQGAALGSLAARDFEIHEPMLAALAELVRKEVA; encoded by the coding sequence ATGCCGAGCACCCATCTGCCCCGTCGCACCCAGAAGCAGCGTCGCGAGACGACCCGCCGCGAGCTCCTGGAGGCCACCGTGGAGATGCTCGTGGAGCATGGATGGGCGGGAGCGACGACGACCCGCATCTGCGCCCGATCGGGCCTCTCCCAGGGGGCGCTATTCAGCCATTTCCCCACAAAGGCCGCCCTCGTGGCGGCGGCGGCTGCGGTGTTGTTCGCGGATCTCAAGCAGCTCTTCCAGGCCAGGCTGCCGCGCCTGGTCGGCGCCCAGGATCGAGCCGAAGCCGCGGTCCGCGTGTTGTGGGAGATCTTCCAGGAGCCGAAGCTCCACACGGCCTTCGAGCTGTACAACGCCTCGCGTACGGATCGGGAGCTTGCGCGGACGCTTGCGCCGGTCGCGGATCAACACGGCGCCGACCTGCGGCGAATCGCCCATGAACTCTTTCCCAACGTGGCCGGGCGGCCTGACTTCGAAACCACCGTTTCCCTGGTCGTGAATGCTCTTCAGGGCGCTGCGCTCGGGAGCCTGGCCGCCCGGGATTTCGAAATCCACGAGCCGATGCTCGCCGCCCTGGCCGAGCTCGTTCGCAAGGAGGTTGCCTGA
- a CDS encoding hybrid sensor histidine kinase/response regulator, with protein MDKPRILVVDDEPRAVGLLVRSLRRLGDVETAASGDEAWRKFSPGAFDLIVSDQRMPGMSGVELLAKVAEQDENVGCILLTGYSDMDSTVDSINRGRVHAYLHKPCSPPDLEEAVRGVLVRVGLARENRRLVSITVEQNHALQEALAELERSQSQLLASERLSAVGKTIATIVHDLRGPLAAIQGLAQIARDQEETASELLAEILQETQRMARMCEELLEVTRVSKCPLAPVDLQVDALLSKAVAPYLELAGCAGIHVGLHGAPGLQLRGDEDQLLRALRNLLQNAVEEMPQGGTLEVAARGFDERVELSVADSGRGISEEIQDRLFEPFVTEGKSQGNGLGLAIVESVVRDHAGSVRVEKSEAGGACFVISLPSD; from the coding sequence GTGGACAAGCCCCGAATCCTGGTCGTGGACGATGAGCCCCGCGCGGTCGGACTGCTAGTCCGCTCGCTCCGGCGTCTCGGTGATGTCGAGACGGCCGCCAGTGGCGACGAGGCCTGGCGGAAGTTCTCGCCTGGAGCATTCGACTTGATCGTCTCTGACCAACGAATGCCGGGTATGTCCGGCGTCGAGTTGCTGGCAAAGGTCGCCGAACAGGACGAGAACGTCGGCTGCATCCTTCTCACTGGCTACTCGGACATGGACTCGACTGTCGATTCCATCAATCGGGGCCGAGTTCATGCCTACCTTCATAAACCCTGCTCGCCACCGGACCTGGAGGAGGCCGTGCGAGGCGTTCTCGTTCGTGTCGGCCTCGCACGGGAAAATCGGCGACTCGTTTCGATCACGGTCGAGCAGAACCATGCCCTCCAAGAAGCGCTCGCCGAGCTAGAGAGATCGCAATCCCAGCTGCTTGCGAGTGAACGGCTCTCGGCCGTCGGCAAGACGATTGCCACGATCGTCCACGATCTTCGTGGACCTCTGGCGGCCATCCAGGGACTCGCGCAGATCGCCAGAGATCAAGAGGAGACCGCGTCGGAGTTGCTCGCGGAAATCCTCCAGGAGACCCAGCGCATGGCGCGAATGTGCGAGGAACTTCTCGAGGTGACCCGTGTCTCGAAGTGCCCCCTCGCGCCCGTGGATCTCCAGGTTGACGCGCTCCTGAGCAAAGCCGTCGCACCCTATCTCGAACTCGCTGGTTGCGCCGGCATCCACGTCGGTCTTCACGGGGCCCCTGGCCTTCAACTCCGAGGTGACGAAGACCAGTTGCTGCGAGCGCTTCGCAATCTGCTGCAGAATGCCGTGGAGGAGATGCCCCAGGGCGGAACGCTCGAGGTCGCAGCCCGTGGATTCGACGAGCGGGTGGAGCTGAGTGTGGCGGACTCGGGCCGCGGTATTTCCGAGGAGATCCAGGACAGACTCTTCGAGCCCTTCGTGACTGAAGGCAAGAGCCAGGGCAATGGTCTCGGCCTGGCGATCGTCGAAAGCGTTGTACGGGATCACGCGGGGTCGGTCCGCGTCGAGAAATCCGAAGCGGGTGGGGCCTGTTTCGTGATCAGTCTCCCCTCGGATTGA
- a CDS encoding response regulator, which yields MMTIELGTVLLVDDSAVFSDALRRMLETCCEEVITARTCAEAAEQLQKRDDIELLVTDVVLPDGTGFDLLRDERPEMPSIIVTSKPTPGGATLAHRLGALDYLPKPLALSDIVEVWERHVPTQVAAPSRRRTTAALGYALLVDPEEPLALTVAWEIGSLRPDGAFLLAEGPVEAGSELVLTLVVNRQRLPLAARVEGVVEPAWGRPGGLDVSFSDVGAGAAERIQSWIGRTA from the coding sequence ATGATGACGATCGAATTGGGAACCGTTCTGCTGGTCGACGATTCAGCCGTCTTCTCCGACGCCCTGCGCCGGATGCTCGAAACCTGCTGCGAGGAGGTGATCACCGCCCGGACCTGCGCCGAAGCGGCGGAACAGCTTCAAAAGCGCGACGACATCGAGCTGCTGGTCACGGATGTGGTGCTGCCCGATGGCACCGGCTTCGATCTGCTGCGAGACGAGAGGCCCGAAATGCCCTCGATCATTGTGACCTCAAAGCCCACCCCCGGCGGTGCCACACTGGCCCATCGCCTCGGCGCGCTCGACTACCTGCCCAAGCCTCTGGCGCTCAGCGACATCGTCGAGGTCTGGGAACGTCACGTGCCCACCCAGGTGGCCGCGCCTTCCAGGCGACGGACGACGGCGGCGCTTGGCTACGCGCTGCTCGTCGATCCCGAGGAGCCGCTGGCGCTCACGGTCGCCTGGGAGATTGGATCGCTTAGGCCGGATGGGGCATTTCTGCTCGCCGAGGGTCCGGTGGAGGCCGGGAGCGAGCTGGTGCTGACCCTCGTGGTGAATCGCCAACGGCTGCCGCTGGCTGCTCGGGTCGAGGGTGTGGTGGAGCCTGCGTGGGGTCGCCCCGGAGGCCTGGATGTCTCGTTCAGCGACGTGGGCGCTGGAGCCGCAGAGCGAATCCAGTCCTGGATCGGGCGTACAGCCTAG
- the lnt gene encoding apolipoprotein N-acyltransferase: MGRVLAVFVSAVAYGALCFPPWAWSWLAWIVLVPLLLVLRGSGPLKAFIWTAGWGYLATISVIAWLLPTLTGHFEWSQPLSLGFIVGFGVVAAAPFYGLGGVLYGAAARRHGPLAGAVLFAACWVVGEFARTHLGFRTPWALLGDSQAEAIRIRQLADLGGVYLVTAMVAFVNACLAELILVCHRVLQRSQASPRLALPVAGAAVAVLLASNVYGELRRRQFAPTESAFKVALVQGNVPPQLRWRSSTASHVVRRYGSLTRNLLLEREEPDPDLILWPENAIQTPLDHPTYGAAIQRVAMRSPVLLGAPRNEVLEGSNRAYNSAVLVDASGTVGSYDKRRLLPFSETRPLGDWLSLGERGDLDAGSYSAGQSPGLFAVNGEMLGVLICMEGLYPDLSREAVLGGASLLINLSNDGWYRGLGGAEQHLRQVVFRAIENRRPLLRATTTGISAIVGPDGSIVASLPQDATGVLEHAVPETPVGLSPYTRAGDLFAWSCVAIAGFAARPRQKKSDSG; the protein is encoded by the coding sequence GTGGGTCGTGTGCTTGCCGTCTTCGTCTCGGCCGTGGCGTACGGTGCGCTGTGCTTCCCGCCATGGGCCTGGAGCTGGCTGGCCTGGATCGTGCTCGTGCCCTTGCTGTTGGTGCTTCGCGGCTCGGGCCCCTTGAAAGCCTTCATATGGACAGCTGGATGGGGCTACCTGGCCACGATTTCCGTCATTGCGTGGCTGCTCCCCACGCTGACAGGCCATTTCGAGTGGTCCCAGCCCTTGAGTCTGGGTTTCATCGTCGGCTTTGGGGTCGTTGCTGCGGCACCGTTCTACGGGCTGGGAGGTGTCTTGTACGGAGCGGCCGCACGACGGCACGGCCCCCTCGCGGGCGCCGTCCTGTTCGCGGCCTGCTGGGTGGTGGGTGAGTTCGCGCGCACCCATCTCGGCTTTCGCACCCCCTGGGCCCTTCTCGGCGACAGCCAGGCGGAGGCGATCAGGATCCGCCAGTTGGCAGACCTCGGTGGCGTCTATCTGGTCACCGCCATGGTTGCCTTCGTCAACGCCTGTCTCGCGGAGTTGATCCTCGTCTGCCACCGCGTCCTGCAACGCTCGCAGGCGTCTCCGCGACTGGCGCTTCCCGTCGCAGGTGCTGCTGTGGCGGTACTGCTCGCCTCGAATGTCTACGGCGAACTGAGGCGCCGCCAGTTCGCGCCGACCGAGAGTGCGTTCAAGGTGGCGCTCGTCCAGGGCAATGTCCCCCCGCAGCTCCGCTGGCGCAGCTCAACTGCGAGCCATGTCGTGCGACGCTACGGAAGCCTCACGCGGAACCTCCTGCTCGAACGCGAGGAGCCAGACCCCGATCTCATCTTGTGGCCCGAGAACGCCATCCAGACTCCGCTCGACCACCCGACCTACGGTGCAGCCATTCAACGGGTTGCCATGCGAAGCCCTGTCTTGCTCGGCGCACCGCGCAATGAGGTCCTGGAGGGAAGCAACCGCGCGTACAACAGCGCTGTGCTGGTCGATGCCAGCGGCACGGTGGGTTCCTACGACAAGCGCCGCTTGCTTCCTTTCAGTGAGACCCGGCCGCTAGGCGATTGGTTGAGTCTCGGCGAGCGCGGCGATCTGGACGCAGGCTCCTACTCGGCCGGGCAATCCCCAGGGCTCTTCGCTGTCAATGGCGAAATGCTTGGTGTCCTGATCTGCATGGAGGGTCTGTACCCTGATCTGAGCCGTGAGGCCGTGCTGGGCGGCGCCAGCCTGCTCATCAATCTCTCCAATGACGGCTGGTACCGCGGCCTCGGCGGCGCCGAGCAACATCTGCGACAGGTGGTCTTCCGCGCGATCGAGAACCGACGGCCTCTGCTTCGGGCAACCACGACGGGCATTTCAGCGATCGTCGGGCCCGATGGCTCGATCGTGGCCAGCTTGCCTCAGGACGCGACGGGCGTCCTCGAGCATGCGGTTCCGGAGACGCCTGTAGGACTCTCGCCCTACACCCGCGCTGGAGATCTCTTCGCCTGGTCCTGCGTCGCAATTGCCGGGTTCGCGGCTCGACCACGGCAGAAGAAGAGCGATTCCGGGTAG
- a CDS encoding DUF1329 domain-containing protein, with protein sequence MIRFLISTLALLALAMPAASQEDAGGAPSFAEGDVITMDQIDKLKPFLPEEFWSNRDFFFYEGMQLEIGPANFDYSPPQVYMDATKKFSAQVKLGPESSLENYRAGQPFPMEDIDCKGDPGAGAKVAWNFMRRWAGAGGKARFYYSYWDRGEELPLYYEGNSNGVDLAYRSEPEYDATDGDIFRGEKRYTAGGPNVEAPFDARGIMLLTYRYKDSYNPEATGKNDDTWVYVPTLRRVRRISTAQRTDAVSGTDFTFDDLFSFNGVVPQYEWECLGEEDVIAPVNTKQMAFPYNRDHNFGPYGLSFADDRWELRKTIKIRFVPNAPDHPYKFKDIYIDINSMEPLYSFAYDRKGELWKILWHNHRWSESEGYEEYAGWEGVEEPRDLRVVSDIIVNVQTGTGNRIEFWDVSGTPMKSKGKIRRFIDVGRLTKGR encoded by the coding sequence ATGATTCGCTTTTTGATCTCCACGCTCGCGCTCCTGGCCCTGGCCATGCCGGCGGCCTCACAGGAAGACGCGGGAGGCGCGCCGTCCTTCGCGGAAGGCGACGTCATCACGATGGACCAGATCGACAAGCTCAAGCCCTTCCTGCCGGAGGAGTTCTGGTCGAATCGCGACTTCTTCTTCTACGAGGGCATGCAGCTCGAGATCGGCCCGGCCAATTTCGACTACAGCCCGCCGCAGGTCTACATGGACGCCACCAAGAAATTCTCGGCCCAGGTGAAGCTCGGCCCCGAATCCAGCCTCGAGAACTACCGGGCCGGCCAGCCGTTTCCGATGGAAGACATCGATTGCAAGGGCGATCCGGGTGCCGGCGCGAAGGTTGCGTGGAACTTCATGCGACGCTGGGCGGGCGCCGGCGGAAAAGCGCGCTTCTACTACAGCTATTGGGATCGCGGGGAAGAACTGCCCCTCTACTACGAGGGAAACAGCAACGGCGTGGACCTCGCCTACCGATCGGAGCCCGAGTACGACGCCACTGATGGCGACATCTTCCGCGGCGAGAAGCGGTATACGGCCGGCGGCCCGAATGTCGAGGCGCCGTTCGACGCCCGCGGCATCATGTTGCTGACCTACCGCTACAAGGATTCATACAATCCCGAGGCCACAGGAAAGAACGACGACACCTGGGTATACGTTCCGACGCTTCGACGTGTACGCCGCATCTCGACTGCTCAGCGAACGGACGCGGTCTCCGGGACGGACTTCACTTTCGACGACCTGTTCAGCTTCAACGGCGTCGTGCCCCAATATGAGTGGGAATGCCTCGGCGAGGAGGACGTCATCGCACCGGTGAACACCAAACAGATGGCGTTCCCGTACAACCGGGACCACAACTTTGGCCCCTACGGCCTCTCGTTCGCGGACGATCGCTGGGAACTGCGCAAGACCATCAAGATCCGCTTCGTGCCCAACGCCCCAGATCATCCCTACAAGTTCAAGGATATCTACATCGACATCAACTCGATGGAGCCTCTGTACTCCTTCGCCTACGACCGCAAGGGCGAGCTGTGGAAGATCCTCTGGCATAACCATCGCTGGAGCGAATCCGAAGGATACGAGGAGTATGCCGGATGGGAAGGCGTCGAAGAGCCCCGCGATCTCCGAGTGGTCTCGGACATCATCGTGAACGTGCAGACCGGCACCGGCAACCGCATCGAGTTCTGGGATGTCTCCGGCACGCCCATGAAGAGCAAGGGCAAGATCCGCCGCTTCATCGACGTGGGCCGCCTGACCAAGGGCCGCTAG
- a CDS encoding beta-lactamase family protein, whose translation MDVLEQLGRLPLPFLARCRVPSDLAGVTSRGEEVSAWDTGSDPKGVEAIWEAAEALYRTGITPALQLCIRHRGEIVLDRTLGHLSGNAPGDDHRTPEVLATPDTPFCLFSSSKLITAMLIHKLDERGLVHLEDRVADYVPGFERHGKKWITLRHLLAHRAGIPNLPPEAMDLELLAHPDTVAELICEMRPSTRAGRLVAYHAISGGFVLGEVVRQATGKTIREFLAAEVCEPLGLRWMNYGVAESDLDKVAVNARTGPNPPPPVAGLLRRALGKSIDEIVELSNDPRFLRGIIPAGNVVSNAREVTTFLQCLLNDGSVGDVRIFDPRTIHHALTEQSYREIDLTLFMPLRYGLGPMLGDDPVGLFGPSTGRAFGHLGFSNIIPWADPAREISVALLTSGKPIVSTHVVRLAQLLGAINAAFPRQDRPLD comes from the coding sequence ATGGATGTCCTCGAACAACTCGGTCGCCTTCCCCTTCCCTTCCTCGCACGTTGCCGGGTGCCGAGCGATCTGGCTGGCGTGACCTCGCGAGGCGAGGAGGTCAGCGCCTGGGATACGGGCTCCGACCCGAAGGGCGTTGAAGCGATCTGGGAAGCAGCCGAAGCCCTCTACCGGACCGGCATCACACCGGCTCTGCAGTTGTGCATCCGCCACCGCGGCGAGATCGTCCTCGACCGGACGCTCGGCCATCTCTCCGGGAACGCTCCGGGCGACGATCACCGCACGCCCGAAGTTCTTGCCACCCCGGACACGCCCTTCTGCCTGTTCTCTTCCTCGAAACTCATCACCGCAATGCTGATCCACAAGCTCGACGAACGTGGCCTCGTCCACCTCGAAGATCGCGTCGCCGATTACGTACCGGGCTTCGAGCGCCACGGAAAGAAGTGGATCACCCTTCGGCACCTCCTGGCGCATAGGGCGGGCATTCCGAACCTGCCTCCCGAGGCGATGGATCTGGAGTTGCTAGCCCATCCGGATACCGTGGCCGAGCTCATCTGTGAAATGCGCCCATCCACCCGTGCTGGACGGCTCGTAGCCTACCACGCCATCAGTGGCGGCTTCGTACTCGGCGAGGTCGTGCGTCAGGCGACGGGGAAGACCATTCGGGAGTTCCTGGCGGCCGAAGTCTGCGAGCCCCTCGGCTTGCGCTGGATGAACTACGGCGTCGCCGAAAGCGATCTCGACAAGGTCGCCGTCAACGCGCGCACCGGCCCAAACCCGCCGCCGCCTGTCGCAGGGCTCCTTCGCCGCGCCCTCGGCAAGAGCATCGACGAGATCGTAGAACTCTCGAACGATCCGCGATTCCTTCGCGGGATCATCCCGGCCGGAAACGTCGTCTCGAACGCTCGCGAGGTGACGACCTTCCTGCAATGCCTGCTCAATGACGGCAGCGTGGGCGATGTGCGCATCTTCGATCCGCGCACCATACACCACGCCCTGACAGAGCAGAGCTACCGGGAGATCGACCTCACCCTCTTCATGCCGCTTCGCTACGGCCTCGGGCCGATGCTAGGCGACGATCCGGTGGGCCTTTTCGGGCCGAGCACGGGCCGCGCGTTCGGCCATCTGGGCTTCTCGAACATCATCCCCTGGGCCGATCCGGCACGGGAGATCTCCGTAGCCCTCTTGACGAGCGGAAAACCGATCGTCAGCACCCATGTGGTGCGGTTGGCCCAGTTGCTAGGCGCGATCAACGCCGCATTCCCGCGCCAGGATCGCCCGCTGGACTAA
- a CDS encoding RNA polymerase sigma factor — protein MIGRAATTSPADPELDRRWLAGDEGAMAEVHSRYRRRLEGVAYRIVGNQADAEDVVQRVFVALPRAAYDGTASLWSYLYRSAVNGSVNLLRSRKRRVGLEREVLSQARMHGDASPGPEAQVLEGEILAAVAKALLEVKPQHRRALVLRIHHGLTNVEIAERELVPPATVGTWLRRGREELREALGPLLRDVGRSEP, from the coding sequence ATGATTGGGCGAGCCGCTACGACGAGCCCGGCCGATCCCGAGCTCGACCGGCGATGGCTGGCGGGCGACGAAGGCGCCATGGCCGAGGTGCATTCGCGCTATCGCCGACGTCTCGAAGGGGTCGCGTACCGGATCGTCGGGAACCAGGCGGATGCCGAGGACGTGGTACAGCGGGTCTTCGTGGCACTGCCCCGAGCGGCCTACGACGGAACCGCCAGCCTCTGGTCCTACCTCTACCGGTCCGCGGTCAATGGCTCGGTCAATCTCCTCCGATCGCGCAAACGCCGCGTCGGGCTCGAACGAGAGGTGCTCTCCCAAGCGCGGATGCATGGCGACGCCAGCCCGGGCCCCGAGGCGCAGGTGCTCGAAGGAGAGATCCTGGCAGCCGTCGCCAAGGCCCTGCTGGAGGTCAAACCCCAACATCGCCGAGCGCTCGTGTTGCGCATTCATCACGGGCTCACGAACGTAGAAATCGCCGAGCGTGAACTCGTACCGCCGGCCACGGTCGGCACCTGGTTGCGAAGGGGGAGAGAGGAACTCCGCGAGGCCCTCGGGCCGCTGCTGCGCGACGTTGGAAGGAGTGAACCGTGA
- a CDS encoding zf-HC2 domain-containing protein has translation MIHWKARHLLPQLLDGTLAAPLEAQVREHAVECGTCRRTLAEFDACESLLAQLPLSLVPLEAPEGQVDRLRALSRWIVDPEPSLGERVGMSALGALAAAAMLAIVLTGGTWDPAPKTTEAPVAMAGVVPIPDTELIPMGRWR, from the coding sequence GTGATTCATTGGAAGGCCCGCCATCTGCTCCCCCAGCTGCTGGACGGAACCCTGGCCGCACCCCTCGAAGCCCAGGTGCGAGAGCATGCCGTCGAGTGCGGGACGTGCCGTCGCACGCTGGCCGAATTCGATGCTTGCGAGAGCCTGTTGGCCCAATTGCCGCTCTCACTCGTCCCTCTCGAAGCCCCGGAAGGCCAGGTCGATCGGTTGCGCGCGCTATCCCGCTGGATCGTCGATCCGGAGCCGAGCCTCGGAGAAAGGGTCGGAATGTCGGCCCTTGGCGCCCTGGCCGCCGCCGCCATGCTCGCCATCGTGCTGACCGGGGGCACGTGGGATCCAGCCCCGAAAACCACCGAAGCACCGGTCGCCATGGCAGGCGTGGTTCCCATTCCCGATACCGAGTTGATTCCCATGGGTCGCTGGCGCTAG
- a CDS encoding helix-turn-helix transcriptional regulator — translation MNRIRAARQALGWTQAELAGRAHVSPRTIHAIEKGQACRQATKRKILTALGVPWELRADYFPRPVRVPVRAAAVAAISESA, via the coding sequence ATGAACCGCATTCGCGCAGCGCGACAAGCCCTCGGCTGGACACAGGCCGAGTTGGCGGGCCGTGCGCATGTTTCTCCGCGCACCATTCACGCCATCGAAAAGGGCCAGGCCTGTCGACAGGCGACCAAGCGGAAGATCCTCACCGCACTCGGTGTGCCGTGGGAACTGCGGGCGGACTACTTCCCCCGACCCGTGCGGGTTCCGGTACGCGCCGCCGCCGTCGCAGCCATCAGCGAGAGCGCGTAG